One region of Microbacterium sufflavum genomic DNA includes:
- a CDS encoding DUF2470 domain-containing protein, whose product MPHDFAPDVIAAVLRHMNGDHTDDNLLIARAFAEPADQEPTASVMTGFDGEAGVWEVTRGGSTSTLRVPWPGGPITERPEVRREVVALYDAACARLGVEPRPHD is encoded by the coding sequence GTGCCCCACGACTTCGCTCCCGACGTGATCGCCGCCGTGCTCCGCCACATGAACGGCGACCACACCGACGACAACCTGCTGATCGCCCGCGCCTTCGCCGAGCCCGCCGACCAGGAGCCGACGGCGTCCGTCATGACCGGCTTCGACGGCGAGGCCGGCGTGTGGGAGGTCACCCGCGGCGGCTCCACCTCGACGCTGCGCGTGCCGTGGCCCGGCGGCCCGATCACGGAGCGCCCCGAGGTACGACGCGAGGTCGTGGCGCTGTACGACGCGGCGTGCGCGCGCCTGGGCGTCGAGCCGCGGCCGCACGACTGA